A section of the Paralichthys olivaceus isolate ysfri-2021 chromosome 16, ASM2471397v2, whole genome shotgun sequence genome encodes:
- the paxip1 gene encoding PAX-interacting protein 1 isoform X1 — translation MSQEEYTTLDELFRDVKFYLVGDIDQKVVQLLKAGKGKEVSYNALATHIIAEDGDNPEVGESREVFDLPVVKPSWVTLSVRCGDLLPVTGFSPESEQIFFGVTACLPRLPDDLNALWAYVTFYGGECQLNLNKKVTHLVVKESKGAKFECALKHPGIKIVTPDWITDSVKDKSRKDEALYHPRLTYVEPEEEEESEAESYEHSDGSYSPRRTQLSSCDSSGESSPRRRPGPKKLNSVSPTPLRKPERRSERMFDDSDDDSPIEKEGTNLNWTPAEVVTPTPPILTGTARRRAGPPSNKDSTSSTGSGLINLCATVPPVPGSGGASPAEAHSGAVAISQSTQQVPESWSPAARTLRNITNSSDMQPANRPVNIVHIIQNLTANQSKPLEQQSNQSNAQTPNSANPLLFSQSKLAAEQHQHLLQQSHQAAQQQHQQLPQQPQHPIMHLQQQQHQMMPLHHHQQHNQQQQSQVAQQQGFPQLPQQQQQFLQQQQQQQQQQQQQQQQQMQQQMFSQQQQQQQQQQQAFSQQQLRPQQLLRPGLQQMQQQQALQQQLQQFQQQQRMQILQQQQNPQQLHQQHLQQQQQQQQQQQQQQQQHFLQQHHMQQIHQQQHLQNQQQALQHQNLQQQQQTKTALQPQLQQPAHITQLFGHELGQEIPQDGFLLGCVFAIADYPEQMADKQLLGTWKRVIQACGGTVDPTLTSRCTHLLCESQVSNMYVQALREGKRCVTAHWLNTVLKRKRMVPPHRTLHLPFAFPPGAKPCSQHIISVTGFVDADRDDLKLMAYLAGARYTGYLCRSNTVLICKEANGLKYEKAKEWKIPCVNAQWLCDILLGNFEALRQIQHSRYSIYTQPEPLVPNLQLVQNLLTAWRTPIKVSPEALANLQLLQKQKITGSTNQPANKKARLDEIQSPSKMLPPESTPQVMFTGFEPSQVQQYTKRLHALGGEVADSSQKVTHLVASKVTRTVKFLTAMSVVKHIVSPEWLEESWRSQKFVDEQTHSLKDAEAEVLFGFSLEESLKRAHSSPLFKGKYFYLTPGICPSLSTMKPILESAGGKLLAKQPSYRKIMEHKQNKNLPEIILISCDNDLHLCREYFLKNIDVHNAEFILTGVLTQQLDYDSYPFQPIAAQDKGLFI, via the exons ATGTCTCAAGAAGAGTATACGACCCTTGATGAACTTTTCAGAGATGTCAAATTCTACCTGGTGGGGGACATTGACCAGAAG GTTGTGCAGCTTCTAAAGGCAGGAAAAGGGAAGGAGGTGTCTTACAATGCCCTAGCCACTCACATCATTGCAGAGGATGGAGACAACCCAGAGGTGGGCGAGTCCAGAGAGGTCTTTGATCTGCCTGTTGTCAAG CCATCCTGGGTGACTCTCTCAGTCCGATGTGGAGACCTGTTACC AGTAACTGGATTCTCCCCTGAATCAGAACAGATATTCTTTGGTGTGACAGCTTGTCTTCCCAGG CTTCCAGATGATCTAAATGCCTTGTGGGCTTATGTTACCTTTTATGGAGGAGAATGTCAGCTAAACCTCAACAAGAAGGTCACCCACTTAGTGGTTAAGGAATCAAAAGGG gcAAAGTTTGAGTGTGCCCTGAAACACCCTGGTATCAAGATTGTCACCCCGGACTGGATCACAGATTCTGTCAAAG ACAAAAGCAGGAAGGATGAAGCTCTTTATCACCCTAGACTGACATACGTGGAgcctgaggaagaagaggagagtgaAGCAGAGTCATATGAACATTCAGACGGAAGCTACAGCCCTCGACGAACCCAGCTATCCAGCTGTGACTCGTCTGGTGAGTCCAGTCCCAGAAGAAGACCAGGCCCCAAAAAACTTAATTCTGTGTCTCCAACACCCCTCCGAAAACCAGAGCGACGCAGCGAGCGTATGTTTGATGACTCGGACGATGATTCCCCGATAGAGAAGGAGGGTACCAACCTCAATTGGACGCCTGCTGAAGTTGTCACACCAACACCCCCAATTCTGACTGGCACAGCTAGACGGCGGGCTGGGCCACCCAGCAACAAAGACTCAACGTCATCTACAGGCAGTGGGCTGATCAACCTTTGTGCCACTGTGCCTCCTGTACCTGGCAGTGGAGGAGCATCACCTGCAGAGGCCCACTCTGGGGCTGTTGCCATCAGTCAAAGCACACAGCAAG TTCCAGAAAGCTGGAGTCCAGCCGCCAGAACCCTCCGCAACATTACTAACAGCTCTGACATGCAGCCAGCCAATCGACCTGTCAACATAGTACAT ATCATTCAGAATCTCACAGCCAATCAGTCAAAGCCACTGGAGCAGCAGAGTAACCAGAGCAATGCTCAAACCCCCAATAGTGCCAACCCTCTTCTGTTCAGTCAGTCCAAATTGGCTGCAGAGCAGCATCAACACTTACTGCAACAGTCTCACCAGGCTGCCCAGCAACAGCATCAACAGTTACCACAGCAACCGCAACATCCTATAATGCACCtccaacaacagcagcatcagATGATGCCACTACATCACCATCAGCAACACAATCAACAGCAGCAGTCCCAAGTTGCACAGCAACAAGGTTTCCCACAGTTGCcccaacagcagcaacagtttctgcaacaacaacaacaacaacaacaacaacaacaacaacagcagcaacagcaaatgcagcaacaaatgttttcacagcagcagcaacagcagcagcagcagcagcaagcatTCTCCCAGCAGCAGCTACGGCCCCAGCAGCTCCTACGCCCTGGTTTacagcagatgcagcagcaacaagctcTGCAGCAACAGCTTCAACAGTTCCAACAACAGCAACGTATGCAAATATTACAGCAACAGCAGAATCCACAGCAGTTACACCAACAGcatctacagcagcagcagcagcagcagcaacagcagcagcagcaacagcaacagcattTCCTGCAACAGCATCACATGCAACAgatccatcagcagcagcacctgcaGAACCAGCAACAGGCTCTGCAGCATCAGAatctgcaacagcagcagcagacgaaGACAGCGCTGCAGCCCCAGCTCCAGCAGCCTGCTCACATAACCCAGCTGTTTGGACATGAGCTTGGACAAGAAA TTCCACAAGATGGCTTCCTGTTAGGCTGTGTGTTTGCTATTGCTGACTATCCAGAACAGATGGCTGACAAACAACTCCTAGGAACATGGAAGAGG GTCATCCAGGCGTGTGGAGGCACTGTTGACCCCACCCTGACCAGTCGTTGCACACACTTGCTGTGTGAGAgccaagtcagtaacatgtatgtTCAG GCACTAAGAGAAGGGAAACGCTGTGTAACAGCCCACTGGCTCAACACTGtactgaagaggaagaggatggttCCTCCTCATCGAACCTTACATCTGCCCTTTGCCTTCCCTCCTGGTGCAAAGCCCTGCTCTCAGCAT ATTATATCAGTAACAGGTTTTGTGGATGCTGACCGAGATGACCTTAAGCTGATGGCCTACCTGGCGGGTGCCAGATACACTGGATATCTGTGTCGCAGTAATACAGTCCTCATCTGTAAAGA AGCTAATGGGCTTAAATATGAGAAAGCCAAGGAGTGGAAGATCCCATGTGTAAATGCACAGTGGTTGTGTGATATACTGCTGGGAAATTTTGAAGCACTGAGACAGATTCAACACAGCAGATACTCCATCTATACACAACCTGAACCACTGGTGCCCAACCTACAGCTGGTCCAGAACCTACTGA CTGCTTGGAGAACACCAATCAAAGTATCTCCTGAAGCTTTGGCG AACCTTCAGCTGTTGCAAAAGCAAAAGATCACCGGCTCCACTAACCAGCCTGCAAACAAGAAAGCCAG ACTGGATGAGATCCAGTCCCCCAGTAAGATGCTTCCTCCAGAGTCCACTCCTCAAGTCATGTTCACAGGCTTTGAGCCTTCACAAGTACAGCAATACACAAAG AGGTTACATGCTTTAGGTGGTGAAGTAGCAGACAGCAGTCAGAAGGTCACTCACCTGGTGGCCAGTAAGGTGACGCGCACCGTGAAATTCCTCACTGCCATGTCTGTGGTCAAACACATCGTTAGCCCAGAGTGGCTggaggagagctggaggagccaGAAGTTTGTgg ATGAGCAGACTCACAGTCTGAAGGATGCAGAGGCAGAGGTGCTGTTTGGATTCAGTCTGGAGGAATCACTAAAGAGAGCCCACAGTTCACCTCTCTTCAAG GGGAAGTACTTCTACCTCACTCCAGGGATATGCCCAAGTCTCAGCACCATGAAGCCTATCCTGGAGAGTGCTGGAGGAAAGCTGCTGGCCAAACAGCCTTCTTACAGAAAGATTATGGAGCACAAACAGAATAAG AACCTTCCAGAGATCATCTTAATTTCCTGTGACAATGACCTCCACCTCTGTAGAGAATATTTTTTGAAGAACATTG ATGTCCACAATGCTGAGTTCATTCTGACAGGAGTTCTCACCCAGCAACTCGACTATGACTCATATCCTTTCCAGCCAATAGCAGCTCAGGACAAAGGGCTTTTCATTTGA
- the paxip1 gene encoding PAX-interacting protein 1 isoform X3, giving the protein MSQEEYTTLDELFRDVKFYLVGDIDQKVVQLLKAGKGKEVSYNALATHIIAEDGDNPEVGESREVFDLPVVKPSWVTLSVRCGDLLPVTGFSPESEQIFFGVTACLPRLPDDLNALWAYVTFYGGECQLNLNKKVTHLVVKESKGAKFECALKHPGIKIVTPDWITDSVKDKSRKDEALYHPRLTYVEPEEEEESEAESYEHSDGSYSPRRTQLSSCDSSGESSPRRRPGPKKLNSVSPTPLRKPERRSERMFDDSDDDSPIEKEGTNLNWTPAEVVTPTPPILTGTARRRAGPPSNKDSTSSTGSGLINLCATVPPVPGSGGASPAEAHSGAVAISQSTQQVPESWSPAARTLRNITNSSDMQPANRPVNIVHIIQNLTANQSKPLEQQSNQSNAQTPNSANPLLFSQSKLAAEQHQHLLQQSHQAAQQQHQQLPQQPQHPIMHLQQQQHQMMPLHHHQQHNQQQQSQVAQQQGFPQLPQQQQQFLQQQQQQQQQQQQQQQQQMQQQMFSQQQQQQQQQQQAFSQQQLRPQQLLRPGLQQMQQQQALQQQLQQFQQQQRMQILQQQQNPQQLHQQHLQQQQQQQQQQQQQQQQHFLQQHHMQQIHQQQHLQNQQQALQHQNLQQQQQTKTALQPQLQQPAHITQLFGHELGQEIPQDGFLLGCVFAIADYPEQMADKQLLGTWKRVIQACGGTVDPTLTSRCTHLLCESQVSNMYVQALREGKRCVTAHWLNTVLKRKRMVPPHRTLHLPFAFPPGAKPCSQHIISVTGFVDADRDDLKLMAYLAGARYTGYLCRSNTVLICKEANGLKYEKAKEWKIPCVNAQWLCDILLGNFEALRQIQHSRYSIYTQPEPLVPNLQLVQNLLTAWRTPIKVSPEALANLQLLQKQKITGSTNQPANKKARLDEIQSPSKMLPPESTPQVMFTGFEPSQVQQYTKRLHALGGEVADSSQKVTHLVASKVTRTVKFLTAMSVVKHIVSPEWLEESWRSQKFVDEQTHSLKDAEAEVLFGFSLEESLKRAHSSPLFKGKYFYLTPGICPSLSTMKPILESAGGKLLAKQPSYRKIMEHKQNKNLPEIILISCDNDLHLCREYFLKNIDVHNAEFILTGVLTQQLDYDSYKFT; this is encoded by the exons ATGTCTCAAGAAGAGTATACGACCCTTGATGAACTTTTCAGAGATGTCAAATTCTACCTGGTGGGGGACATTGACCAGAAG GTTGTGCAGCTTCTAAAGGCAGGAAAAGGGAAGGAGGTGTCTTACAATGCCCTAGCCACTCACATCATTGCAGAGGATGGAGACAACCCAGAGGTGGGCGAGTCCAGAGAGGTCTTTGATCTGCCTGTTGTCAAG CCATCCTGGGTGACTCTCTCAGTCCGATGTGGAGACCTGTTACC AGTAACTGGATTCTCCCCTGAATCAGAACAGATATTCTTTGGTGTGACAGCTTGTCTTCCCAGG CTTCCAGATGATCTAAATGCCTTGTGGGCTTATGTTACCTTTTATGGAGGAGAATGTCAGCTAAACCTCAACAAGAAGGTCACCCACTTAGTGGTTAAGGAATCAAAAGGG gcAAAGTTTGAGTGTGCCCTGAAACACCCTGGTATCAAGATTGTCACCCCGGACTGGATCACAGATTCTGTCAAAG ACAAAAGCAGGAAGGATGAAGCTCTTTATCACCCTAGACTGACATACGTGGAgcctgaggaagaagaggagagtgaAGCAGAGTCATATGAACATTCAGACGGAAGCTACAGCCCTCGACGAACCCAGCTATCCAGCTGTGACTCGTCTGGTGAGTCCAGTCCCAGAAGAAGACCAGGCCCCAAAAAACTTAATTCTGTGTCTCCAACACCCCTCCGAAAACCAGAGCGACGCAGCGAGCGTATGTTTGATGACTCGGACGATGATTCCCCGATAGAGAAGGAGGGTACCAACCTCAATTGGACGCCTGCTGAAGTTGTCACACCAACACCCCCAATTCTGACTGGCACAGCTAGACGGCGGGCTGGGCCACCCAGCAACAAAGACTCAACGTCATCTACAGGCAGTGGGCTGATCAACCTTTGTGCCACTGTGCCTCCTGTACCTGGCAGTGGAGGAGCATCACCTGCAGAGGCCCACTCTGGGGCTGTTGCCATCAGTCAAAGCACACAGCAAG TTCCAGAAAGCTGGAGTCCAGCCGCCAGAACCCTCCGCAACATTACTAACAGCTCTGACATGCAGCCAGCCAATCGACCTGTCAACATAGTACAT ATCATTCAGAATCTCACAGCCAATCAGTCAAAGCCACTGGAGCAGCAGAGTAACCAGAGCAATGCTCAAACCCCCAATAGTGCCAACCCTCTTCTGTTCAGTCAGTCCAAATTGGCTGCAGAGCAGCATCAACACTTACTGCAACAGTCTCACCAGGCTGCCCAGCAACAGCATCAACAGTTACCACAGCAACCGCAACATCCTATAATGCACCtccaacaacagcagcatcagATGATGCCACTACATCACCATCAGCAACACAATCAACAGCAGCAGTCCCAAGTTGCACAGCAACAAGGTTTCCCACAGTTGCcccaacagcagcaacagtttctgcaacaacaacaacaacaacaacaacaacaacaacaacagcagcaacagcaaatgcagcaacaaatgttttcacagcagcagcaacagcagcagcagcagcagcaagcatTCTCCCAGCAGCAGCTACGGCCCCAGCAGCTCCTACGCCCTGGTTTacagcagatgcagcagcaacaagctcTGCAGCAACAGCTTCAACAGTTCCAACAACAGCAACGTATGCAAATATTACAGCAACAGCAGAATCCACAGCAGTTACACCAACAGcatctacagcagcagcagcagcagcagcaacagcagcagcagcaacagcaacagcattTCCTGCAACAGCATCACATGCAACAgatccatcagcagcagcacctgcaGAACCAGCAACAGGCTCTGCAGCATCAGAatctgcaacagcagcagcagacgaaGACAGCGCTGCAGCCCCAGCTCCAGCAGCCTGCTCACATAACCCAGCTGTTTGGACATGAGCTTGGACAAGAAA TTCCACAAGATGGCTTCCTGTTAGGCTGTGTGTTTGCTATTGCTGACTATCCAGAACAGATGGCTGACAAACAACTCCTAGGAACATGGAAGAGG GTCATCCAGGCGTGTGGAGGCACTGTTGACCCCACCCTGACCAGTCGTTGCACACACTTGCTGTGTGAGAgccaagtcagtaacatgtatgtTCAG GCACTAAGAGAAGGGAAACGCTGTGTAACAGCCCACTGGCTCAACACTGtactgaagaggaagaggatggttCCTCCTCATCGAACCTTACATCTGCCCTTTGCCTTCCCTCCTGGTGCAAAGCCCTGCTCTCAGCAT ATTATATCAGTAACAGGTTTTGTGGATGCTGACCGAGATGACCTTAAGCTGATGGCCTACCTGGCGGGTGCCAGATACACTGGATATCTGTGTCGCAGTAATACAGTCCTCATCTGTAAAGA AGCTAATGGGCTTAAATATGAGAAAGCCAAGGAGTGGAAGATCCCATGTGTAAATGCACAGTGGTTGTGTGATATACTGCTGGGAAATTTTGAAGCACTGAGACAGATTCAACACAGCAGATACTCCATCTATACACAACCTGAACCACTGGTGCCCAACCTACAGCTGGTCCAGAACCTACTGA CTGCTTGGAGAACACCAATCAAAGTATCTCCTGAAGCTTTGGCG AACCTTCAGCTGTTGCAAAAGCAAAAGATCACCGGCTCCACTAACCAGCCTGCAAACAAGAAAGCCAG ACTGGATGAGATCCAGTCCCCCAGTAAGATGCTTCCTCCAGAGTCCACTCCTCAAGTCATGTTCACAGGCTTTGAGCCTTCACAAGTACAGCAATACACAAAG AGGTTACATGCTTTAGGTGGTGAAGTAGCAGACAGCAGTCAGAAGGTCACTCACCTGGTGGCCAGTAAGGTGACGCGCACCGTGAAATTCCTCACTGCCATGTCTGTGGTCAAACACATCGTTAGCCCAGAGTGGCTggaggagagctggaggagccaGAAGTTTGTgg ATGAGCAGACTCACAGTCTGAAGGATGCAGAGGCAGAGGTGCTGTTTGGATTCAGTCTGGAGGAATCACTAAAGAGAGCCCACAGTTCACCTCTCTTCAAG GGGAAGTACTTCTACCTCACTCCAGGGATATGCCCAAGTCTCAGCACCATGAAGCCTATCCTGGAGAGTGCTGGAGGAAAGCTGCTGGCCAAACAGCCTTCTTACAGAAAGATTATGGAGCACAAACAGAATAAG AACCTTCCAGAGATCATCTTAATTTCCTGTGACAATGACCTCCACCTCTGTAGAGAATATTTTTTGAAGAACATTG ATGTCCACAATGCTGAGTTCATTCTGACAGGAGTTCTCACCCAGCAACTCGACTATGACTC
- the paxip1 gene encoding PAX-interacting protein 1 isoform X2: MSQEEYTTLDELFRDVKFYLVGDIDQKVVQLLKAGKGKEVSYNALATHIIAEDGDNPEVGESREVFDLPVVKPSWVTLSVRCGDLLPVTGFSPESEQIFFGVTACLPRLPDDLNALWAYVTFYGGECQLNLNKKVTHLVVKESKGAKFECALKHPGIKIVTPDWITDSVKDKSRKDEALYHPRLTYVEPEEEEESEAESYEHSDGSYSPRRTQLSSCDSSGESSPRRRPGPKKLNSVSPTPLRKPERRSERMFDDSDDDSPIEKEGTNLNWTPAEVVTPTPPILTGTARRRAGPPSNKDSTSSTGSGLINLCATVPPVPGSGGASPAEAHSGAVAISQSTQQVPESWSPAARTLRNITNSSDMQPANRPVNIVHIIQNLTANQSKPLEQQSNQSNAQTPNSANPLLFSQSKLAAEQHQHLLQQSHQAAQQQHQQLPQQPQHPIMHLQQQQHQMMPLHHHQQHNQQQQSQVAQQQGFPQLPQQQQQFLQQQQQQQQQQQQQQQQQMQQQMFSQQQQQQQQQQQAFSQQQLRPQQLLRPGLQQMQQQQALQQQLQQFQQQQRMQILQQQQNPQQLHQQHLQQQQQQQQQQQQQQQQHFLQQHHMQQIHQQQHLQNQQQALQHQNLQQQQQTKTALQPQLQQPAHITQLFGHELGQEIPQDGFLLGCVFAIADYPEQMADKQLLGTWKRVIQACGGTVDPTLTSRCTHLLCESQVSNMYVQALREGKRCVTAHWLNTVLKRKRMVPPHRTLHLPFAFPPGAKPCSQHIISVTGFVDADRDDLKLMAYLAGARYTGYLCRSNTVLICKEANGLKYEKAKEWKIPCVNAQWLCDILLGNFEALRQIQHSRYSIYTQPEPLVPNLQLVQNLLTAWRTPIKVSPEALANLQLLQKQKITGSTNQPANKKARLDEIQSPSKMLPPESTPQVMFTGFEPSQVQQYTKRLHALGGEVADSSQKVTHLVASKVTRTVKFLTAMSVVKHIVSPEWLEESWRSQKFVDEQTHSLKDAEAEVLFGFSLEESLKRAHSSPLFKGKYFYLTPGICPSLSTMKPILESAGGKLLAKQPSYRKIMEHKQNKNLPEIILISCDNDLHLCREYFLKNIDVHNAEFILTGVLTQQLDYDSYKFT; this comes from the exons ATGTCTCAAGAAGAGTATACGACCCTTGATGAACTTTTCAGAGATGTCAAATTCTACCTGGTGGGGGACATTGACCAGAAG GTTGTGCAGCTTCTAAAGGCAGGAAAAGGGAAGGAGGTGTCTTACAATGCCCTAGCCACTCACATCATTGCAGAGGATGGAGACAACCCAGAGGTGGGCGAGTCCAGAGAGGTCTTTGATCTGCCTGTTGTCAAG CCATCCTGGGTGACTCTCTCAGTCCGATGTGGAGACCTGTTACC AGTAACTGGATTCTCCCCTGAATCAGAACAGATATTCTTTGGTGTGACAGCTTGTCTTCCCAGG CTTCCAGATGATCTAAATGCCTTGTGGGCTTATGTTACCTTTTATGGAGGAGAATGTCAGCTAAACCTCAACAAGAAGGTCACCCACTTAGTGGTTAAGGAATCAAAAGGG gcAAAGTTTGAGTGTGCCCTGAAACACCCTGGTATCAAGATTGTCACCCCGGACTGGATCACAGATTCTGTCAAAG ACAAAAGCAGGAAGGATGAAGCTCTTTATCACCCTAGACTGACATACGTGGAgcctgaggaagaagaggagagtgaAGCAGAGTCATATGAACATTCAGACGGAAGCTACAGCCCTCGACGAACCCAGCTATCCAGCTGTGACTCGTCTGGTGAGTCCAGTCCCAGAAGAAGACCAGGCCCCAAAAAACTTAATTCTGTGTCTCCAACACCCCTCCGAAAACCAGAGCGACGCAGCGAGCGTATGTTTGATGACTCGGACGATGATTCCCCGATAGAGAAGGAGGGTACCAACCTCAATTGGACGCCTGCTGAAGTTGTCACACCAACACCCCCAATTCTGACTGGCACAGCTAGACGGCGGGCTGGGCCACCCAGCAACAAAGACTCAACGTCATCTACAGGCAGTGGGCTGATCAACCTTTGTGCCACTGTGCCTCCTGTACCTGGCAGTGGAGGAGCATCACCTGCAGAGGCCCACTCTGGGGCTGTTGCCATCAGTCAAAGCACACAGCAAG TTCCAGAAAGCTGGAGTCCAGCCGCCAGAACCCTCCGCAACATTACTAACAGCTCTGACATGCAGCCAGCCAATCGACCTGTCAACATAGTACAT ATCATTCAGAATCTCACAGCCAATCAGTCAAAGCCACTGGAGCAGCAGAGTAACCAGAGCAATGCTCAAACCCCCAATAGTGCCAACCCTCTTCTGTTCAGTCAGTCCAAATTGGCTGCAGAGCAGCATCAACACTTACTGCAACAGTCTCACCAGGCTGCCCAGCAACAGCATCAACAGTTACCACAGCAACCGCAACATCCTATAATGCACCtccaacaacagcagcatcagATGATGCCACTACATCACCATCAGCAACACAATCAACAGCAGCAGTCCCAAGTTGCACAGCAACAAGGTTTCCCACAGTTGCcccaacagcagcaacagtttctgcaacaacaacaacaacaacaacaacaacaacaacaacagcagcaacagcaaatgcagcaacaaatgttttcacagcagcagcaacagcagcagcagcagcagcaagcatTCTCCCAGCAGCAGCTACGGCCCCAGCAGCTCCTACGCCCTGGTTTacagcagatgcagcagcaacaagctcTGCAGCAACAGCTTCAACAGTTCCAACAACAGCAACGTATGCAAATATTACAGCAACAGCAGAATCCACAGCAGTTACACCAACAGcatctacagcagcagcagcagcagcagcaacagcagcagcagcaacagcaacagcattTCCTGCAACAGCATCACATGCAACAgatccatcagcagcagcacctgcaGAACCAGCAACAGGCTCTGCAGCATCAGAatctgcaacagcagcagcagacgaaGACAGCGCTGCAGCCCCAGCTCCAGCAGCCTGCTCACATAACCCAGCTGTTTGGACATGAGCTTGGACAAGAAA TTCCACAAGATGGCTTCCTGTTAGGCTGTGTGTTTGCTATTGCTGACTATCCAGAACAGATGGCTGACAAACAACTCCTAGGAACATGGAAGAGG GTCATCCAGGCGTGTGGAGGCACTGTTGACCCCACCCTGACCAGTCGTTGCACACACTTGCTGTGTGAGAgccaagtcagtaacatgtatgtTCAG GCACTAAGAGAAGGGAAACGCTGTGTAACAGCCCACTGGCTCAACACTGtactgaagaggaagaggatggttCCTCCTCATCGAACCTTACATCTGCCCTTTGCCTTCCCTCCTGGTGCAAAGCCCTGCTCTCAGCAT ATTATATCAGTAACAGGTTTTGTGGATGCTGACCGAGATGACCTTAAGCTGATGGCCTACCTGGCGGGTGCCAGATACACTGGATATCTGTGTCGCAGTAATACAGTCCTCATCTGTAAAGA AGCTAATGGGCTTAAATATGAGAAAGCCAAGGAGTGGAAGATCCCATGTGTAAATGCACAGTGGTTGTGTGATATACTGCTGGGAAATTTTGAAGCACTGAGACAGATTCAACACAGCAGATACTCCATCTATACACAACCTGAACCACTGGTGCCCAACCTACAGCTGGTCCAGAACCTACTGA CTGCTTGGAGAACACCAATCAAAGTATCTCCTGAAGCTTTGGCG AACCTTCAGCTGTTGCAAAAGCAAAAGATCACCGGCTCCACTAACCAGCCTGCAAACAAGAAAGCCAG ACTGGATGAGATCCAGTCCCCCAGTAAGATGCTTCCTCCAGAGTCCACTCCTCAAGTCATGTTCACAGGCTTTGAGCCTTCACAAGTACAGCAATACACAAAG AGGTTACATGCTTTAGGTGGTGAAGTAGCAGACAGCAGTCAGAAGGTCACTCACCTGGTGGCCAGTAAGGTGACGCGCACCGTGAAATTCCTCACTGCCATGTCTGTGGTCAAACACATCGTTAGCCCAGAGTGGCTggaggagagctggaggagccaGAAGTTTGTgg ATGAGCAGACTCACAGTCTGAAGGATGCAGAGGCAGAGGTGCTGTTTGGATTCAGTCTGGAGGAATCACTAAAGAGAGCCCACAGTTCACCTCTCTTCAAG GGGAAGTACTTCTACCTCACTCCAGGGATATGCCCAAGTCTCAGCACCATGAAGCCTATCCTGGAGAGTGCTGGAGGAAAGCTGCTGGCCAAACAGCCTTCTTACAGAAAGATTATGGAGCACAAACAGAATAAG AACCTTCCAGAGATCATCTTAATTTCCTGTGACAATGACCTCCACCTCTGTAGAGAATATTTTTTGAAGAACATTG ATGTCCACAATGCTGAGTTCATTCTGACAGGAGTTCTCACCCAGCAACTCGACTATGACTCATAT
- the en2b gene encoding homeobox protein engrailed-2b: MEENARRDPERPEDSSQDEESNRAILPLLHQPGNQQSHAITNFYIDNILRPDFGRKRKNGTLVQEEDSLAVVIRREELTGRKPCKTSNRQQGEPRDEEDIGAEPLDPGDRRPDLIVGDGEGSGDRSPQASSASEANPMLWPAWVYCTRYSDRPSSGPRSRKPKKMPTPSKEDKRPRTAFTAEQLHRLKSEFQNNRYLTEQRRQSLAQALGLNESQIKIWFQNKRAKIKKAAGNKNSLALHLMAQGLYNHSTNQDDNSDSD, translated from the exons ATGGAAGAGAATGCTCGCCGAGACCCAGAGCGCCCAGAGGACTCCAGTCAAGACGAGGAGTCCAACCGGGCCATCCTGCCCCTCCTTCACCAACCTGGCAACCAGCAGTCCCACGCGATCACCAATTTTTATATTGACAACATCTTAAGACCGGACTTTGGCCGAAAGAGGAAGAACGGGACTTTGGTCCAGGAGGAAGACAGTCTGGCAGTAGTTATACGAAGAGAGGAGCTAACTGGGAGAAAGCCTTGCAAAACTAGCAACCGACAACAAGGAGAACCAAGAGACGAGGAGGACATTGGAGCAGAGCCTCTGGACCCTGGGGACAGGAGACCTGATTTGATAGTTGGTGATGGAGAGGGCAGCGGGGATCGCAGCCCTCAGGCCAGCTCGGCCTCTGAAGCTAACCCGATGCTGTGGCCAGCCTGGGTTTATTGTACCCGCTACTCAGACCGTCCATCATCAG GGCCCAGATCCCGCAAACCAAAGAAGATGCCGACCCCGAGTAAAGAAGACAAGAGGCCCCGCACGGCCTTCACGGCGGAGCAGCTTCATCGGTTGAAATCTGAGTTTCAGAACAATCGGTATCTGACCGAGCAGCGGAGGCAGAGCCTAGCCCAGGCCCTTGGTCTCAATGAGTCTCAAATCAAAATCTGGTTTCAGAACAAGCGGGCCAAAATCAAGAAAGCTGCTGGGAATAAAAACTCTTTGGCGCTGCATCTCATGGCACAGGGACTGTACAACCACTCCACGAACCAGGACGATAATTCGGACAGTGACTAG